A genomic window from Silene latifolia isolate original U9 population chromosome Y, ASM4854445v1, whole genome shotgun sequence includes:
- the LOC141631453 gene encoding uncharacterized protein LOC141631453: MVNGDTSTPKTSLHPVYTVTNIQNKLRMLDGVKVSYASWVNLFTFHTRGYKVLDHIDGTPAPVKTDASYDAWYEIDAHVLQWIYGTMSDDLLPRVLEPDSTAQEAWNRIKNIFLNNKGARAASLESEFHNLKLGKFPPFDAYCQRLRELSGQLKDVGEAITDQRLVLQLVHGLPKEYDTVAAYINQTLPAFETARNMIELENHRQSSREDATALVAPTALCTESDSSTSSC, encoded by the coding sequence ATGGTTAACGGTGATACCTCGACTCCCAAAACTTCTCTTCATCCCGTCTACACCGTTACGAACATCCAAAACAAATTACGTATGTTAGATGGCGTTAAAGTATCCTACGCGTCTTGGGTGAACCTTTTCACCTTTCACACTCGTGGATACAAGGTCTTGGACCATATTGACGGCACGCCCGCCCCTGTGAAAACGGATGCATCCTACGATGCATGGTATGAGATCGATGCCCATGTCCTTCAATGGATCTATGGCACCATGTCTGATGACCTCCTGCCGCGAGTTCTTGAACCCGATTCCACCGCACAAGAGGCCTGGAATCGCATCAAAAACATCTTCCTTAATAACAAGGGTGCTCGTGCCGCCAGCCTTGAGAGTGAATTCCACAATCTCAAGCTCGGAAAATTTCCGCCTTTTGATGCCTATTGCCAACGCCTTCGCGAGTTGTCCGGCCAATTGAAAGACGTCGGAGAGGCTATTACTGATCAACGCTTGGTTCTTCAACTTGTTCACGGCCTGCCCAAGGAGTATGACACGGTCGCGGCCTACATCAATCAAACGCTACCGGCGTTTGAGACAGCCCGCAACATGATTGAATTGGAAAACCACCGCCAGTCCAGTCGTGAGGATGCCACGGCTCTCGTTGCTCCAACGGCCCTCTGCACCGAATCTGACTCCTCTACATCATCTTGCTAA